The following coding sequences are from one Armatimonadota bacterium window:
- a CDS encoding EamA family transporter — MVGELFALLAAVAFALSTVFSRRYMAPLVPDPRRPPVPPDLGVFATMVANAVLYVGLLLVEAARGTLPPLTPAALGLFVLGGLCGTFIGRNLAFLSVHRIGPARSTALRLSNTLFAALIGLVALRELPRPWQIVGAALLTTGLWLVIRSHTRAEAPARDGWGVVAALASAVAFALGDTARRGGLVLAPSPVLGAAIGVVVPLLVQSLWLLRTRPARPPVRGLLRFDVVAGALAHTAAILLLFFALQRTAVANAAVLYNLQVLLVILFGRWLLPGDEETPPALVVGSVLALLGTAAVLFG, encoded by the coding sequence ATGGTCGGGGAGCTCTTCGCGCTGCTCGCCGCGGTGGCGTTTGCCCTCAGCACCGTCTTCTCCCGGCGCTACATGGCCCCCCTCGTCCCGGACCCGCGGCGCCCGCCCGTCCCCCCGGACCTCGGCGTCTTCGCCACCATGGTGGCCAACGCCGTGCTCTACGTCGGGCTCCTCTTGGTGGAGGCCGCCCGCGGCACCCTGCCGCCGCTCACGCCCGCCGCGCTGGGCCTCTTCGTGCTGGGCGGCCTGTGCGGGACCTTCATCGGGCGCAACCTGGCCTTCCTGAGCGTCCACCGCATCGGTCCGGCACGCTCCACGGCGCTGCGCCTCTCCAACACGCTCTTCGCCGCCCTCATCGGGCTCGTGGCCCTGCGCGAGCTGCCGCGGCCCTGGCAGATCGTCGGGGCGGCGCTGCTCACGACCGGGCTGTGGCTGGTCATCCGCAGCCACACCCGCGCCGAGGCGCCCGCCCGGGACGGCTGGGGGGTGGTGGCGGCGCTGGCCTCGGCCGTGGCCTTCGCCCTGGGGGACACGGCGCGGCGCGGCGGGCTGGTGCTGGCCCCCTCGCCGGTCCTGGGGGCGGCCATCGGCGTGGTCGTGCCGCTGCTCGTCCAGAGCCTCTGGCTGCTGCGCACGCGCCCGGCGCGGCCGCCCGTGCGCGGGCTGCTGCGCTTCGACGTGGTGGCCGGCGCGCTGGCGCACACGGCGGCCATCCTGCTGCTCTTCTTCGCGCTGCAGCGCACGGCCGTGGCCAACGCCGCCGTCCTCTACAACCTGCAGGTCCTGCTGGTCATCCTCTTCGGGCGGTGGCTGCTCCCCGGGGACGAGGAGACGCCGCCCGCGCTGGTCGTGGGCAGCGTGCTGGCGCTCCTCGGCACCGCGGCGGTGCTATTTGGCTGA